TCGAGGATCTGGATGCTCAGGAGAAGGCCGCCACCTCGAAATCGGCCTTTGGCGTAGCACAACCGAAGAACCACGTCGAGCACGAATGTATACCCTTTTCCATCCGCCAGCACAAGGGCGTCCTGAGCAATGATCAGGTCGATCTCGCGCGCAAACTAATGGAAGATCCGCTCATGATGATCAAGCAGAAGGAGATGGAATCTCGCCAAAAACTTCTACAGAACCCGGTTAAATTGAAGGAGTTGCACCGGCTGCTGAAAAGTGATCGGCGTCTGCAGGGCAAGGATGAGAAGGACAGGAAAACAAAGGTCAAGAAGTCGAAAAAGTctaagaaaagcaaaaagagtTCCAAAAAGAAGCGTAAGAAAAGTCGAAAGGGAAGCAGCTCCGACAGCAGTTCCGACAGTGACGGCGAGGAAGGCGCGGATCTGGACCAACTGCTGGCCGAGAAGTACAAGAAGGTGCAGCATTCGATGGCGGAAGAGCATCCGGAGGGTGTCAGTATCGATAAACTGTTGACGATGAAGTATGAAAAATTGTCCAAGGAACTTGACAAAATAGGCAatggcaagaagaagaaggacaaaaGGCAACGGCATGAGCGCAGTAGCAGCGAGCGATCCACCGAGCCATCTAATCGTCGTAGAGTCTCGCGATCCTGCTCCCCGCAAAGGCGTAAGCACCAAAAGCCAAGTCGTGATCGTCAAGGTAGAGAATCGGATCCGTCCAGGGAATCTAAAAGGGATCGTGATCGTTCCAAGCCGTCAACGTCTAGCAGGCGAAGTCGCTCTAGAAGCAGGGACAAAAGGGATGGACCATCTTCTAGCCGAGGATACCCTCGTCAGTCTGCAATGGTTCGGGATGAGCGTCGTTACGAAACCGGCCAACGGAATGCTGGCCGTACTCGATCACGGCCGAGATCAAACGAAAGGCGACCGCGTAACGCAAGGTCTCGTTCGACGACTCCTCGCACTAAAAGTCCCAACCAATTCAAGGCAAAACGAAGAAATTCTAGAAATTCTTCTCCAGACTCATCGCGATCGGAACAATCGAGCTCCTCCGAGAAttccacaccaccacggcaAGCATGCGATtcggaggaagagaaacggaTGAAAAAGGTCAGAAACTTTGGGCTAGTAACGGCATCCGGCCAAAAGCTGGAAACGAAGGCCAGCGCCGCCAATGTGCGTTTGTACAACCGTGAGGAGATCAAGGCCGAACAATCGAAGCTGAAACCAACGTGgagcaaaccaaacgaacggaaGCGGCCCTTAACGGAGGAGGAACTGGAAGAGAAGCGACGCGCAATGCTGGATAATGCACGATGGCGCGAGAAGGATCGAGCAAACAACGTCAAACGCTACGAGGCGGAAGATCATCGGGAGGAGACTAGGCATGGTGGCCGCGAGTACGATAAGGAGTTTGTGACGAAACAGTTTAAGCGGGCGGCAGCTAGTGAAACGGTAGAGTCCCGCATTCGCTCAAATCGTAACAACATTCAACGTTCCACGGGGGCGATGGATAGCAATTTTGCGAAGCGTTAGTCCCTGAAATTGAGCGATCAATAAAATTCAATACAACAGAACAATTGATGCTTTTCTATGATTCTTTTACGTTTCCAGCAGGTGCTTGATAGGTCCCGGGAGATAGTTAGGAAGTCCCGGGATTAGTTAGGCTAGTTAGGAAGTCTATTAGGTCCAACACTCGTTATCGAATGGGTTGGAAATTCACGTTTTATTAATGACATTAGTCAATTTATTTCTGAGAATTCTCGTCAATTTGTTTCGAGAATGTTGTAATAACTTTTCTGGACTCATCAATTCCATACAATCGTCAATGCGTGTATCGGTTCCTATATGGGGTATACAATTGGGTTTACATGTTGTGTCGATATTTGATCGGAATATTACTATCCGAGTCTTTGGTACATACCAGGCACTTCTGgggcaccatttttttttcgattgtttttatACTGGGCAGTTATTCCGTGTCCTGTGGAATCATGTACTCTGCATTCACTGTTACATATGGTTCGCTAAGTGCCAAATAGTACTACGGTGGAATTATATCGAACGATTCATGTCGAGATACTAACATTAAATTTAAACGACTTGTACTTACATCTACCGTCTCCGGTGCGAGCATGGCTTTGAACTGACTGCTAAGCTCTCTAAATGAAGGACGCGATTCTGGACGTTCCCTCCAGCAGCCCAGCATAATGTCATAAATGATGTTGTTCGAAAAAGATGGCATTTCCAGTCGATATCCATCACGCAGCCTTTTGTAGAACTCTGAGTTTATCTCTACTCCTGGATACGGCACATTGCCCAGTGAAAACAGTTCCCACAGCAAAATCCCATAGGCCCATACGTCCGAGTGAGTACTAAACAGGGCGTCAGTGAAACTCTCAAGGGCAAGCCACCGCACAGGAAGGGGTGTCACAGTCTTTTTCTTGTATTTGGTTTCGTTGTATAAGGAACGTGATAGCCCAAAGTCGCTGATTTTCACTACATTGTCGTTGCTCAGGAGCACATTTCTGGTAGCCAAATCTCCATGTAGTACCTTGCGCGATGTTAGGTAGTTCATTCCGTTGGCAATTTGGAAAGCCCAGCAGATCAGatcgctggtgctgatgaatCTATTACAGATACTAACAGATGACTCCGTACTGGAGCTTCCTGGCACGGTCGTATCCTGCGACGTCCAGGACTCCATAATGATGGCTCTGGAACCATCAAGAAAATAGTGAAACGACTTGCAATTTATCTTAAAATCGAAAAGTTGACACATCAGCCCATTGCTTCGAGGATGAGCGGTCCCGAAGAGTTGATAGGACGCAACAAAAATTGACTTCTACTGGGTTTTAGAAAGCAGGTAGAGGACCAGTAtagtggatttttttttatcagagATATCGTCACCACTGCTGTGTAGTGTTTTTCGTCTAAATTTTTTTCTAGGATAAAGTTTAACTCGAGTAATAGATAAAATTTTCTAACTTACGTGATAGTTTCTTTATTAAATTCATCAATAAAGCGAGCTCTATTGTTGCGAAGGATATTCAGTAAATTTCCAAACGGGCAATATTCCACAATTACCATGAGCTCACCTGAAATGAGTTATGCAAACAGTTTTTATCACTGCAAATGAAGCTATGACTTACGCTTATAGCTTATGACTTACGATTTCCGATGTTCTTTGTAACGGCACCAAGAAGATTGACTACGTTGAGATGCTGCCCTAAATGCATCATAATTTTCAGTTCCGCGACGAGTGCATATAGTGCCTCGTTATCGTAT
The sequence above is a segment of the Anopheles darlingi chromosome 2, idAnoDarlMG_H_01, whole genome shotgun sequence genome. Coding sequences within it:
- the LOC125959437 gene encoding platelet-derived growth factor receptor alpha-like, translating into MLEGDLDTYNPTLTLNEQADRLPYKTEYEFPRERLTLEKPLGEGAFGVVMKGTAIGIVLNESQTIVGVKMVKNKYDNEALYALVAELKIMMHLGQHLNVVNLLGAVTKNIGNRELMVIVEYCPFGNLLNILRNNRARFIDEFNKETITAIIMESWTSQDTTVPGSSSTESSVSICNRFISTSDLICWAFQIANGMNYLTSRKVLHGDLATRNVLLSNDNVVKISDFGLSRSLYNETKYKKKTVTPLPVRWLALESFTDALFSTHSDVWAYGILLWELFSLGNVPYPGVEINSEFYKRLRDGYRLEMPSFSNNIIYDIMLGCWRERPESRPSFRELSSQFKAMLAPETVDYYLALSEPYVTVNAEYMIPQDTE
- the LOC125960229 gene encoding pre-mRNA-splicing factor CWC25 homolog, which produces MGGGDLNTKKSWHPNTMKNQERVWKAEQQEAAEKRRLNELRREIDAERSREELKSMAQKSGVIPDSEGADKKLEWMYSGPSQLVNREEYLLGRTIDRTFEDLDAQEKAATSKSAFGVAQPKNHVEHECIPFSIRQHKGVLSNDQVDLARKLMEDPLMMIKQKEMESRQKLLQNPVKLKELHRLLKSDRRLQGKDEKDRKTKVKKSKKSKKSKKSSKKKRKKSRKGSSSDSSSDSDGEEGADLDQLLAEKYKKVQHSMAEEHPEGVSIDKLLTMKYEKLSKELDKIGNGKKKKDKRQRHERSSSERSTEPSNRRRVSRSCSPQRRKHQKPSRDRQGRESDPSRESKRDRDRSKPSTSSRRSRSRSRDKRDGPSSSRGYPRQSAMVRDERRYETGQRNAGRTRSRPRSNERRPRNARSRSTTPRTKSPNQFKAKRRNSRNSSPDSSRSEQSSSSENSTPPRQACDSEEEKRMKKVRNFGLVTASGQKLETKASAANVRLYNREEIKAEQSKLKPTWSKPNERKRPLTEEELEEKRRAMLDNARWREKDRANNVKRYEAEDHREETRHGGREYDKEFVTKQFKRAAASETVESRIRSNRNNIQRSTGAMDSNFAKR